In Cicer arietinum cultivar CDC Frontier isolate Library 1 chromosome 1, Cicar.CDCFrontier_v2.0, whole genome shotgun sequence, one DNA window encodes the following:
- the LOC140919221 gene encoding uncharacterized protein, translating into MLNKEILSAPPSVFVAPVQKKTSQGRVGLGNDECAFCKEKGHWKARCPKLGRTHKKNFRGPSSNVVASAPPTIDSSSGSVYSSESASQISDIAEQLQRLLATQSHAMSATSSKGLNSSGMSGSTFWEADWDRP; encoded by the exons atgttaaataaggaaattctctcagctcctccatctgtttttgttgctcctgttcaaaaaaaaacatctcaagggagagttgggcttggtaatgatgaatgtgcattctgcaaagaaaaaggtcattggaaagcacgttgtccgaaattggggagaacacataagaagaattttagggggccatcgtccaatgttgttgcttctgctcctcctaccattgactctagttctggttctgtatactcatctgagagtgcttcccaaatatctgatattgcagaacaacttcaaagacttcttgccactcaatcacatgccatgtctgccacctcttctaaaggtttgaactcctctggtatgtcag gatccacattctgggaggctgattgggacaggccatag